The segment CCAGTGTTTGGAGAAAGAGAGGTAATGTTTGGTGACACATAGAACATTGCTTGAGTAGATCCTTCAAGATTGGTCAATACAACTGGGCCTGAAGTAGCACCCGCTGGTACTGTTGTTTCTACAGTGTATTGATCTATGTTCTTAACAGTGGCTGTGATTCCATTGAAGGTAATCGTACTCGTTCCGTTTAAGTTGCTTCCTTTAATCCGCACGGTTGCTCCAACAGGAGCGTAGGGAGGTGAGAATTCAGTGATTTTAGGAGTTACTACAAATGTAGTTTCCGTTACTGCTTGTCCAAGGTTGTTCATCACCGTGATGGTGCTGGTCACAGCCCCGTAAGGCACTGCTGCCCGCACCCGCGTAGGGCTTTCTACAATCAATAAGTCAGAGAATACAAATGCGCCGGCCGAGTCCTTGAAAGCCACGCCCATGTCATTAGAAAAGCCAGATCCGTTGATAATGACTTCCGTTCCTACTGGGCCTTTCGCGGGACTAAAGGATGTAATGGTAAGCACCACAAATTGCGTGGTGCTCTCTGCTTGTCCAAGGTTATTCATCACCGTGATGGTGCTGGTCACGGCCCCGTAAGGCACTGCTACCCGCACCCGCGTAGGGCTTTCTACAATCAATAGGTCAGAGAATACAAATTCGCCATTCACGTTTTTGAAGGCCACACCCATGTCATTAGAGAAGCCAGACCCGTTGACAATGACTTCCGTTCCTATTATACCTTCCCCAGGGGTGAAGGAGGTGATTGAGATTGTTTCTGCTACTGTACCCGTAAGTTGAATAGTATAAGAACCTTCGTCACCATCGTTGTTAGGGATGGTTAATGTCGCCGTTTTTACAGTTGATGCAGGATCTGTAGGTTTAAAAACAACGGAAAAGGTAGTTGAATCTCCTGCTGCTATACTACTTGTGCCTGGAGGAGTTTTTATAGCAAACTCACCTTGGTTGGTTCCAGAAATAACCAAAGAGCTTGTTATATTGAGTACTCCTTTTCCAGTATTTTTAATGGTGAAAACAGCTGGAGTGCTTTCAGTATTTAGAGTTTGGCTACCAAAGTCAAAAGGCGTTGGAGAACCTGATGCATAAAGCAATCTGTTTTGGAAAACATCTATTTCTGGAGCACCATTTATTGACACGTTATCAAAAATAACATTGACATTTGTGTTATCTCCTTTTGATGCATATCTAAACCTTACGTATCTCGTGTCTTGATGTGTAGTAAAAGTGCGTTGCGTTGTATTGGCGTTAGTGGCGGTTAGATCCGCGCTAGTAAGTGAAAGTTTAGGAAGGGTATGAAAGGTTGTGCCATCTGTAGATTGTTCTATCACAAATAGTCCCCCTGTCCAAGCTGTGGTCGCATTTTGGTGCTTAGCGTAGAAGGTTATGACGCCTGGTGATTCTGAGAATCTTATTGAGATATTGTCCCCGTCATCAGAGCTCGCTCCAGTTCCTCCTGTATCAAACTTTGCGGATTTATTTGGTGAGATGGCAGGGCCTGCGTCTCCAAATGTTTCAGTTGTACCGTTACCTCTCCATCCGGCAGGAAATGGAGCAGTTGAACTTCCCCAATTGCTGTGGTTAGTAGATGGTACTGTTGCAGAAGTTGTTGCAAACTGCGCTTGCGCTTCTAAAATGGGGGCTACTCCCAGTAGAATCAAAACTAATAATAGCCAGACCCTGCTTTCATTGTTTTTCCCGGAAGCAATTCTTCTGAGTAAATTTTTTTCCATAAACGCTACTTTAAAAATTAATAAACTTATTAGACTGACATTCTTTTACTTACTACTAATTGGGTACAACCCCTTTTGCTTTCTTGTATTTAAATATTACTACTAGGTAAACAAGCTTAAGTACAACGGAGAGCGTAGTAAAGGGCGCTCCTTACGGGTAAAATTAATATAAAGTTTTACATAGGCGAAATTAATTTTATAAATTTCTTGACATATCTCTTCTATAATATTATCCTTTATAAATATTTAAAAGTACTGATATATGCCTTTACTTCAAAATGAAACGGGTTTTATGATAAGTAGCTAGAGGCAAGGTGTATGAATCCTTTAATTATAAATTGTATTTAAGTTATTCAATGGTTTATAAGTTTAATATTATAACTAAAAAATTATATATTATTTAACCTTGATATAATACGGTTGGTCTAGATTAGATAAGAAGAAAAGTGAAAGTTTGTCCAGATTTAGGCTGCAAAGATTTCCAAATTCTTTGTTTAAAAAATAAACGCAGCCTCCATCTATATTTATAGAAAGTCTTTTTTTTTGGACTGCTCTTTCAATAACAGGTTGGGGAAGAGGTAAATGGCCGTGCACCAATCTTCGTTCGCCTAATTTGGCAAGGGAAGGTTGCATGTGTTTGGTGTTTAGCAGGAGGTGATTGCTGGAGAGGAGGGGGTTGGAGTGACTGAAGTCTAAACCGGCGTGCACCAGAATGAAGTCATCCAGCAGAACTAAGAGAGGGAGTGATCTGATAAAGGCAATGTAGTTAGAGGGAATGTCTTTGAAATGAGAGACACCAAAGTTCTGAAGCGTCTTCTGCTTGTCTTCTTCAGAAAGCCAAACGGTATGCTCTCCTTTGTCTATGGCGTCTAATAGTAGTTGGTCATGGTTGCCTCGGAGGCAGGTGAGTTGGAAGCCCTGGCGTTGCAGGGAAAAGATGTAGTCCAGTACGCCCTTGCTATCCGGGCCCTTGTTGATGTAATCTCCTAGCAGATATAAATGGTCGGTTGGCTCAAGCTGTATTACTTCTTCCACCATCTTTTTAAAAGTGGCTAGGCAGCCATGAATGTCGGAGATTGCGTAACGAGCCATAGCAGTGTTGTTGAGCGTGTTAGTTTAAGTGGGTTCCATTTAATGAGCCGGAGCCAAGAACGCCTAAAAGCATGAAGGCTTAGCGTTTTAAGGTAAATTTTTGTAAAACAGCAGATAAGCGGCATAAAAAAGCACCTTCTGCTAGGAAGGTGCTTTTTCTCTTCTACTGAAGAACCAAATTAAGAGCCGCCGTAGCTAGGCTTATTGATATCTGGTTTATGCAGGTTGCGGTTTGGATGGGTGATGGCCTCTGGGGCCGGATCGCCGTTTTCATCCAGGAATTTTTCCGCTATTTCCTCACTACGCTGAATGTCCTCTGGGCTTCCGGCAGTTTTCATACCAGCTTTGCTGATACCTTCATCCGTAGGCTGGCCCTTTTGTGATTTAGAGTCGTGGCTGGTGTTTTTGCTTTTATATGGCATAATCCCTCCTTTTCTAGTTTAAAATAGATATTCAAAAAATTGGCCTGAAACGGCTATCAGGTGCCGCGGCCTTCCTCTTCTGTGCGCATGTTGTCTTTAGGTGGCTCAGTGCTGTCAGCCTCCTCATTTACACTTACGCCAGTTGGTCCGTCAGAGGAGTCTGAGCCGTAGCCTTCCTTGCCATCCCGGTTTCCGAAACCACCACGCTGGGCTTCATTCTTGGGCGGATCAGCACCTGGTATGATGTGTCCGGCCATCATGTCTTCCATGTTAGTGGCAGTATCGTCAATCACCCGTATCGGACGATCATGCCCGTTAGGATGGTCTTTATTGTCAGTTGCCATAGGCGTTTGTGGTTAGTTGGTGTGTCTCCCTTTTTACTGTTTTCCACGTGGAAAGGTTGAGCATTATCCGCCTATCTGTTCGCCGCCATTCACGTGAATGGTTTGCCCGGTTATATAAGAACCGTCCTCTGATGCCAGGAAAACATAAGCTGGCGCCACCTCTGCAGGCTGACCTAAGCGGCCCATTGGCTGGTCTTTCCCGAAATCGCCTACTTTTTCCAAAGTAGCCGGAATAAGCGGCGTCCAGATTGGTCCCGGAGCCACAGCATTCACCCTGATGCCTCCTTCTGCCAGGTTCTGCGACAGGGACCGGGTAAAGGAAGTAATAGCGCCTTTAGTAGAAGCGTAGTCCATCAGATGGCTGGAGCCGCGGTAAGACGTAATGGAGGTGGTGTTGATAATACAGTCCCCTTCTTTCAGGTGGTTCAGCGCTGCTTGGGCCACGTAGATGTACGCGAAGATGTTTGTCTTGAAAGTTTTCTCCAGTTGCTCAGAAGTAATCTCGCGCAGATCGTTTTTCTCGTGCTGCTCGGCGGCATTGTTCACCAGAATGTTGAGACCGCCTAGTTCCTGTACTGCCCGTTCCACAGATTGCTTGCAGAAGTTTTCGTCACGTAAGTCGCCGGGAATGAGCACGCACTTCTGCCCTTCCGCTTCTACTAATTTGCGGGTGTCTTGCGCATCCTGCTCCTCGTCCAGGTACACAATGGCTACATCTGCCCCTTCCCGGGCGAAATGCACCGCCACCGACCTGCCAATGCCGCTGTCTCCGCCGGTGATTAACGCTTTCTTGCCTTTCAGTTTTTCACTGCCTTTGTAGTTTTTCCTGATCACGATGGGCTCCTGAATCATCTCGTGTTCAAGGCCGGGTTGGTGCTCTTGGTGCTGATCTGGAACTTCCTGCGGATATTCTGTTGCCATTTCTTTAGTAGTTTTTGTCTTTAGTAATTTGATTTATTTCACTGAATCCAGCCTTGGCTTAAGAAACAGATTATGAAATACGAGGAAGTGTTTAGAGAAAGCTACGTTTTAGCATCGTTTTACAAAAAACAGAGTACAAACACGGAGGCGCAGAAAAATACGAAGCCCTGCCATTCAGCTAATTCACTTACCTAGACAAACTTTATGTGGACCGAACAAGACAACCAGCTTAGCCAGAACTTCCAATTCAAAGATTTCAAAGAGGCTTTCGCCTTCATGACCGAGGTCGCCATAGTAGCCGAGGAGCTGAACCACCACCCGTGGTGGAGCAACAGTTACAACAAAGTAGAGATGCGGCTCACCACCCATGATGCTGGCAACACCGTCACAGACAAAGACCATGTGTTGGCGCAGCGCATTAGTGTCTTAGCCGAGCGGTACGGGGTCTGACGTTTATTTTGAGGTCCTTTTCTGAAAAGAGCCCCCAAACACCTGCTAACTTAGAAGGCAAGTCTCAGAACTCAATTTTCCGTATCTTTGACCTATGGCCGAGCCTATAGAAGAAACCAGTTTGTATTTAGTGCCCACACCTATCGGGAACCTGGAGGACATCACCCTCCGGGCAATTCGTATCCTGAAAGAGGTAGACGTGGTGCTTGCCGAAGATACCCGCACCAGCGGAAAGCTCCTGAACCATTTGGGCATTGACAAACGCATGCACAGCCACCACCTGCACAATGAGCACAAAGCCGTGGCGCATTTAGTGGAGCGCCTGAAGAAAGGCGAGAAAATGGCCATGGTCTCAGATGCCGGAACCCCCGGAATCTCTGATCCTGGCTTTTTGTTAGTGCGAGCATGCGTGCAGGAAGGCATCAAGATTGAGTGCCTCCCTGGCCCTACCGCGTTTGTGCCGGCACTGGTAAAATCTGGCTTCAGTACCGATCGTTTCACGTTTGAAGGATTCCTGCCCATTAAGAAAGGACGCCAGACGCGATTGCAGAGCCTGGCGCAGGAAGAACGCACCATGATTTTCTATGAGTCGCCGCATCGGGTGCTCAAGACGCTGGAGCAGTTCAAAGAAGTGTTCGGGGCAGAGCGCATGGTCTCGGTGAGCCGTGAAATAAGTAAGATGTTTGAGGAAACTCTAAACGGCACCTTGGAAGAGATGGTGCAGACGTTTACTACCAAAGCAATCAAAGGAGAATTTGTCATTGTTGTTCAAGGAAACAAATAATCGTTTTTACCTCCCTTTGTTGGCGTTTCTGAGCGCCTTCTTATTGTGGTTGGGTTGGCCGGTGAAACCACTGGCTATTTTCTTGTTTATAGGCTGGGTGCCGTTCCTATTCATGGAGCGGGCCATCTCGGCTAAAAATGAGCCTAAGCGCGGACGCACGTTCTTCAAGAACGCGTACTTGATGCTACTGCTCTGGAACATCTTCACCACGTATTGGGTGAGTTACTCCACGCTGGGCGGCGGTATAGCAGCCGTGGTGTTCAATGCGCTGTTCATGTCAGTGCCCATGATGGCGTTCTTCTGGACCAAACGAGCCGCGGGTAACACCATTGGGTACTTAAGTTTGCCCGTGTACTGGATCGCGTTTGAGCAGTTTCACCTCAACTGGGACTTAAGCTGGCCCTGGCTTACGCTGGGCAACGGCTTTGCGTCTTTGCCAAGCTGGGTGCAGTGGTATGAATATACCGGCTTCTTGGGCGGCTCGCTTTGGGTGTGGGTTGTGAACCTGCTGGTGTTTTTCGCTATTACTTCTCCGAAGAAAAAAGCGAGTAAATGGGTTGCGCCAGCGTTGGTGCTCCTGCTACCCATAGCGCTGTCGTTTTATATTGGCAGTCAATACCAGGAACAAGGCGATGCCGCCGAGATTGTAGTGGTGCAGCCCAACGTAGATCCGTACAAAGAGAAGTTTGAGGGTGGTGAAGGCTACATTCCGTTTGAGCAACAGTTTGAACGGTTAATCAAGTTGTCAGAAGAGCAGATTACGCCTAACACCAGGTTTGTGCTCTGGCCCGAAACGTCTATCAGCAACGGCATTAACTGGGAAGAAGGCTTTGAGCGGACGCCCATCAGTTACACCTTACGCGATTTCCTGAACCGGCATCCGGGTTTGGAGTTGGTATCTGGGATTACCTCTGCCCGGTTGTATCCAGATTCTACCAAGAAAAGCGCCACCGCTCGTTTCCACGAGCAGATTGGCTATTATGACGTGTACAACGCTGGTCTGCACTTCAAACCAACTGGTCAGCACGAGTTCTACCACAAATCAAAACTGGTGCCGGGCGTAGAGAAGACACCTTATCCGGGGATGTTCAAAGCCTTGAAGATGTTCGCCATTGATTTGGGCGGCATTGCCGGGAACATGGGCACGCAGGAAACCCGAGCCGTTTTCAAGCACAGCCAGAACCCAGATCTGGTGGGAGCGCCGGTGGTGTGTTACGAATCCATCTATGGCGAGTACGTGAGCGAATACATCCGGAACGGAGCCAGCGCCATTTTCATCATCACCAATGATGCCTGGTGGAGCGATTCGCCGGGATACAAGCAGCACCTGGCATATGCCTCTTTGCGGGCCATTGAAACCAGACGGTCGGTGGCGCGTTCAGCCAATACAGGTATCTCGGGGTTCATCAACCAGAAAGGTGAGTTGTTGCAGAAATCAGGTTGGTGGGTGCCTGCCGCCTTGCGCGGAGAAATCAGGTTTAACCAAGAGCAGACATTCTACACTCGCCACGGCGAGTTCATTGGGCACGGGACACAGTGGTTAGCCATTGGGTTGGTGGCAGTGGCTATTGTGCTCGGGCTTATCCGACGTACCGCCAAAAGATAATCCTACACAAGTTCCGCGCAGGCGGGCTTTACGCTAAAACTATGACAGACATATCATCGCTTCGGGACCAGGTAGTAGTCCTTACCAAAGAAGTAGGCAAGTTCATCTTTCAGGAAGCCTCTAACTTTGACGTGTCCAAACTGGAGCACAAAGGGCTGAACAACCTGGTTTCCTACGTAGACAAAGAAGCCGAACTGCGTTTAGTGGCCGGTTTAGAGAAATTGATCCCAGAGGCAGGTTTCATAACTGAAGAAGAAACCAAAACAGAGCAAGCCGAGGAGTTCAACTGGATCATTGACCCACTAGACGGCACTACCAACTTTATCCATGGCTTGCCGGTGTACTCGGTAAGCATTGCCCTTATGCAGCGGGATGAACTTATGATAGGCGTAGTCTATGATATTACTCGCGATGAGTGCTACCACGCGGTGAAAGGCGGCGGTGCCTTCTGCAATGACCGTAAGATATCAGTTTCTGATGCTCCTACCCTGGGTGATTCGCTTATTGCCACTGGGTTCCCTTACTACAGCTTTGACGCTATGCAGAAATACCTGCAGGTGATGGGTGCCTTTATGCAGGGTTGCCATGGTGTACGCCGCCTAGGGTCTGCCGCCCTGGACTTGGCCTACGTAGCGGCCGGAAAGTTTGAAGGATATTTTGAGTTCAACATCAATTCGTATGACGTGGCCGGGGGTGCCCTGCTGGTGCAGGAGGCCGGTGGTCAGGTAACAGACTTCAGGGGAGGCAAAGATTACGTATTCGGACGGCAGATCTGCGTGAGCAACAACCCTACCGTGCAACAAGAGATGCTAAAACTGATTGAGCCTTTCTGGAAAGAATAGAAGCAGAAGCTCTGCTTTAGCCCTGTTTTCCTGAAAGCGGACCTAAAACGGCTTTTCTAGTATCATAGATTATACCTATCTAAATCAAGCAGCCGGTTAAACTATTTCTACCTTTGCCAGCGTTAAGAATCTGTTATGGTACAGGAAATCATTGTTTTTTTAGTCTTCGCTTTAGCGGCAGTTTACCTGCTTCGGATGGGGTACAAAAGCTTCTTTTCCAAAAACGCTGGTTGTGACAAGGGCTGCGGCGGAGCCTGCTCTACCATTGATCTGGCTAAGATTGAACGCGAAATGAAGGCAAAGCAAGCCTATAAATAGTATCTTCTTATTTAATTGAAAGCGAAGGGCCGTTTCCAAAAGGAACGGCCCTTCGCTTTTAAGACTTCCCTGTTTTAGTTTGTTTTTCCTAAAACAGCCAGGAAACGGTTTTATAAAGGGAAGTCTGCTGCCCAGTAGAATCTAATCTGTCAAAAGGAATATTATTTTCTCTGAATACAACTGGCAACTAAGGCGGTTTTTTACGTATAGTCCAGATACCAGCATTTGATATTATTACATCTAACATATTTGGTTATGCAAGACAAGGAAGAATTAACCAGCCAGGTACAGGTTGAAGCAAAGCTCAGAAAAGAAGGCTATACAGAAGATTTCAGAGTAGGTGAAGATACTCGGCTTAGGACCTTGAGTGGTGACAAAACCTATGGAATAGAGGAAGTGAAAATAGTGGACTTCTACCGGTTTGAAGGAGAAACAAACCCAGATGATATGGCCATTCTTTATGCCATTGAATGCAATGACGGCACCAAAGGCACTATCTCAAACTCTTATGGTCCTTACGCTGACCAGAACATTGACGCTTTCCTGAGGCAAGTAGAAGACTTAGGCAAAAAGATAGATGACTAAGTGACGTAGATTATACTGCTTTCCTATTCCAAAAGAGGCCGAAGATTATTCTTCGGCCTCTTTTGTTTTGTCCTCTCCATTGGTATTCTCTCTAGCCCCCACTTTCAGTTCCAGCGGTTGGTCAAGTTTCGGAACAGCCTCTTTTAGAGCTATAGACAAATCTTTGCCGCCCTTCACCCCAAAGTTGAGCGTAGTGATGGGGAACGGAATTTCAATGTTGTTCGCGTCAAAGGCTTTTTTGATCTTGATAATGGCGTCACTCTTGGCGTACACAAAGTCTGTCTGGCGCTTGTAACTGATCCAGTAGCGCACCAAAAAGTTGATGCTGCTGTCTCCAAACTCTTCGTATACCACTTCCACCTCTTTGCCTGAAATCATGTTCCGGATATCCACCATGGCCTCTTTCACCACCTGCTGCACCCGCTCCAGGTCCTCGGCATAGGAAACGCCTACCTTCAGATCAATCCTCCTGATGCCGTAATGCGAGAAGTTGGTCAAGGCAGATTCAAAGACTTTACGGTTAGGCACCTTTACCAACTCGCCCGTTTGACGTCTGATATCTACCGTCCGTAGGTTAATCCGCTCAATTGTCCCGAAATGATCATTGGTGTCTATTACATCGCCTACCACAAAGGGCTTTCTGAAGGCGATGATCACCCCGGAGATGAAGTTGGCGGCAATGTCTTGGAAGGCAAAACCCAGGGCCAAACCGATGATACCAGCACCCGCCAACAACGTGGTGACCGTTTTATCCAGCTTTAGGATACTTAAGGTAAAGAAAATGCCCAGGGTAAGGGTGCCTACATAAACGGTGGTGCCCACCAGGTTATTGAGGGCGCTGCTATGGGTGAACCGAATGAGCAATTTATCGGACGTGCGGCGAAAAAGCCGGGCAGCCACAAAGGTGAGCACCAGCACCAGCATGGCCAGGAACAGGTTAGGCAGCATGAGCACAATCTGCTTCATCCAGATCTCAAGCTTGCGCCATAAGAGTTGAAACGCTTCGTTTATATCAGTCACGGGATTGGGGATAAATTAACACAGGACCGCACCTGGGCCTGATTGGCCTAGGCGCTAAATTCCTACTACGGAAGATTGGCTAATCTAGCTACAGAAAGTAACGGAATCTCCTTATCCCCACACCTTGGTGCCTTCTGAGCAGTTTCGGCACATTTCTATCTGGCTGCGGCCTTTGAGCAAAGAACCTCTGAACTTCTTATAGGAGTCACTCTTCCAAAGGGCTTTAAAACTTTGCTGTTGCAGATTGCCTAATCTATAATGGGCGTCTTTGTCAAAACAGCACGGAACCACCAGGCCATCCCAGGTGATGACGCAGGAGTACCACATCTTCCAGCAGCCGTCAATGAGTTTGTTTTTAAGCGAGTACGTGCCGTTGGGCTGCGCCTGGTACCGTGAGTAATAGTCTATGGTAGGGATAAGCGGTGAGCCTTGGGCATAGTCATAGATTTGGGCCGTTTTAAACCAGACATCGTCTACGCCTAGCTCTTTGGCTAATTGCCTTGCTTCGTCTATCTGGTGCTCATTAGGACGAACCACCAAAAACTGGAAGATCAGGTACGGAGTCTTGGACTTCAGTTCTTTCTTGTACTTGACCAGCCGCTTGGTGCCTTCCAAGACCTTGTCCAGCTTTCCGCCCACGCGGTATTGTTTGTAGACGTCCTGTGTGGTGCCATCCAAAGAAATGATGAGGCGGTCCAGGCCAGACTCTACGGTGCGGCGGGCGTTGTCTTCGGTTAAGAAGTGGGCGTTGGTAGAAGTAGCGGTGTACAGGCCTTTGCCGGAGGCATACTTCACCAAGTCCAGAAACGAAGGATGCAGGTATGGTTCTCCCTGAAAGTAGAACAGCAGGTAGAGTAACCGGTTATGCAGCTGGTCAATGGTCTGTTTGAAGAGGTTGTCTGACAGCATGCCCGTGGGGCGGGTAAACGACCGCAGGCCACTGGGGCACTCGGGGCAGCGCAGGTTGCAGGAAGTGGTAGGCTCAAAGGAAATGCTGACCGGGCTTCCCCAATGCCGGGGTTTCTTGGTC is part of the Rufibacter tibetensis genome and harbors:
- a CDS encoding SPASM domain-containing protein, translated to MTRGTFQDGLNLASKLTPRRAWNALQVVSSYALARLTKKPRHWGSPVSISFEPTTSCNLRCPECPSGLRSFTRPTGMLSDNLFKQTIDQLHNRLLYLLFYFQGEPYLHPSFLDLVKYASGKGLYTATSTNAHFLTEDNARRTVESGLDRLIISLDGTTQDVYKQYRVGGKLDKVLEGTKRLVKYKKELKSKTPYLIFQFLVVRPNEHQIDEARQLAKELGVDDVWFKTAQIYDYAQGSPLIPTIDYYSRYQAQPNGTYSLKNKLIDGCWKMWYSCVITWDGLVVPCCFDKDAHYRLGNLQQQSFKALWKSDSYKKFRGSLLKGRSQIEMCRNCSEGTKVWG
- the rsmI gene encoding 16S rRNA (cytidine(1402)-2'-O)-methyltransferase codes for the protein MAEPIEETSLYLVPTPIGNLEDITLRAIRILKEVDVVLAEDTRTSGKLLNHLGIDKRMHSHHLHNEHKAVAHLVERLKKGEKMAMVSDAGTPGISDPGFLLVRACVQEGIKIECLPGPTAFVPALVKSGFSTDRFTFEGFLPIKKGRQTRLQSLAQEERTMIFYESPHRVLKTLEQFKEVFGAERMVSVSREISKMFEETLNGTLEEMVQTFTTKAIKGEFVIVVQGNK
- a CDS encoding mechanosensitive ion channel family protein, with protein sequence MTDINEAFQLLWRKLEIWMKQIVLMLPNLFLAMLVLVLTFVAARLFRRTSDKLLIRFTHSSALNNLVGTTVYVGTLTLGIFFTLSILKLDKTVTTLLAGAGIIGLALGFAFQDIAANFISGVIIAFRKPFVVGDVIDTNDHFGTIERINLRTVDIRRQTGELVKVPNRKVFESALTNFSHYGIRRIDLKVGVSYAEDLERVQQVVKEAMVDIRNMISGKEVEVVYEEFGDSSINFLVRYWISYKRQTDFVYAKSDAIIKIKKAFDANNIEIPFPITTLNFGVKGGKDLSIALKEAVPKLDQPLELKVGARENTNGEDKTKEAEE
- a CDS encoding FeoB-associated Cys-rich membrane protein, coding for MVQEIIVFLVFALAAVYLLRMGYKSFFSKNAGCDKGCGGACSTIDLAKIEREMKAKQAYK
- a CDS encoding IPT/TIG domain-containing protein, whose product is MEKNLLRRIASGKNNESRVWLLLVLILLGVAPILEAQAQFATTSATVPSTNHSNWGSSTAPFPAGWRGNGTTETFGDAGPAISPNKSAKFDTGGTGASSDDGDNISIRFSESPGVITFYAKHQNATTAWTGGLFVIEQSTDGTTFHTLPKLSLTSADLTATNANTTQRTFTTHQDTRYVRFRYASKGDNTNVNVIFDNVSINGAPEIDVFQNRLLYASGSPTPFDFGSQTLNTESTPAVFTIKNTGKGVLNITSSLVISGTNQGEFAIKTPPGTSSIAAGDSTTFSVVFKPTDPASTVKTATLTIPNNDGDEGSYTIQLTGTVAETISITSFTPGEGIIGTEVIVNGSGFSNDMGVAFKNVNGEFVFSDLLIVESPTRVRVAVPYGAVTSTITVMNNLGQAESTTQFVVLTITSFSPAKGPVGTEVIINGSGFSNDMGVAFKDSAGAFVFSDLLIVESPTRVRAAVPYGAVTSTITVMNNLGQAVTETTFVVTPKITEFSPPYAPVGATVRIKGSNLNGTSTITFNGITATVKNIDQYTVETTVPAGATSGPVVLTNLEGSTQAMFYVSPNITSLSPNTGKRGDEITVKGQNLENISSVTVNGAVATYTNTDINTIVLTVPTGATIGDGFIVVKTTAAGSDSAAFTVLESTTLPVELVEFTGKSNAKGITLTWKTASEQDNAYFEVQASQNPAKEEFRTIQRVNSKVTNSSSVTSYEALDATAAKGVVTYYRLKQVDLNGTSEYTKTIAVKNIASTNTPILVKAYPNPFGENQNLNIRVEAENAGNMTVVLYYVTGKKAFEQVFSVESGVSYIELPLSITTLSKGMFILSTELNGETTTTRVVKQ
- the lnt gene encoding apolipoprotein N-acyltransferase, with the translated sequence MAFLSAFLLWLGWPVKPLAIFLFIGWVPFLFMERAISAKNEPKRGRTFFKNAYLMLLLWNIFTTYWVSYSTLGGGIAAVVFNALFMSVPMMAFFWTKRAAGNTIGYLSLPVYWIAFEQFHLNWDLSWPWLTLGNGFASLPSWVQWYEYTGFLGGSLWVWVVNLLVFFAITSPKKKASKWVAPALVLLLPIALSFYIGSQYQEQGDAAEIVVVQPNVDPYKEKFEGGEGYIPFEQQFERLIKLSEEQITPNTRFVLWPETSISNGINWEEGFERTPISYTLRDFLNRHPGLELVSGITSARLYPDSTKKSATARFHEQIGYYDVYNAGLHFKPTGQHEFYHKSKLVPGVEKTPYPGMFKALKMFAIDLGGIAGNMGTQETRAVFKHSQNPDLVGAPVVCYESIYGEYVSEYIRNGASAIFIITNDAWWSDSPGYKQHLAYASLRAIETRRSVARSANTGISGFINQKGELLQKSGWWVPAALRGEIRFNQEQTFYTRHGEFIGHGTQWLAIGLVAVAIVLGLIRRTAKR
- a CDS encoding metallophosphoesterase family protein, whose protein sequence is MARYAISDIHGCLATFKKMVEEVIQLEPTDHLYLLGDYINKGPDSKGVLDYIFSLQRQGFQLTCLRGNHDQLLLDAIDKGEHTVWLSEEDKQKTLQNFGVSHFKDIPSNYIAFIRSLPLLVLLDDFILVHAGLDFSHSNPLLSSNHLLLNTKHMQPSLAKLGERRLVHGHLPLPQPVIERAVQKKRLSINIDGGCVYFLNKEFGNLCSLNLDKLSLFFLSNLDQPYYIKVK
- a CDS encoding SDR family oxidoreductase, whose product is MATEYPQEVPDQHQEHQPGLEHEMIQEPIVIRKNYKGSEKLKGKKALITGGDSGIGRSVAVHFAREGADVAIVYLDEEQDAQDTRKLVEAEGQKCVLIPGDLRDENFCKQSVERAVQELGGLNILVNNAAEQHEKNDLREITSEQLEKTFKTNIFAYIYVAQAALNHLKEGDCIINTTSITSYRGSSHLMDYASTKGAITSFTRSLSQNLAEGGIRVNAVAPGPIWTPLIPATLEKVGDFGKDQPMGRLGQPAEVAPAYVFLASEDGSYITGQTIHVNGGEQIGG
- a CDS encoding 4a-hydroxytetrahydrobiopterin dehydratase; translated protein: MWTEQDNQLSQNFQFKDFKEAFAFMTEVAIVAEELNHHPWWSNSYNKVEMRLTTHDAGNTVTDKDHVLAQRISVLAERYGV
- a CDS encoding inositol monophosphatase family protein: MTDISSLRDQVVVLTKEVGKFIFQEASNFDVSKLEHKGLNNLVSYVDKEAELRLVAGLEKLIPEAGFITEEETKTEQAEEFNWIIDPLDGTTNFIHGLPVYSVSIALMQRDELMIGVVYDITRDECYHAVKGGGAFCNDRKISVSDAPTLGDSLIATGFPYYSFDAMQKYLQVMGAFMQGCHGVRRLGSAALDLAYVAAGKFEGYFEFNINSYDVAGGALLVQEAGGQVTDFRGGKDYVFGRQICVSNNPTVQQEMLKLIEPFWKE